The following proteins come from a genomic window of Euwallacea fornicatus isolate EFF26 chromosome 9, ASM4011564v1, whole genome shotgun sequence:
- the hyd gene encoding E3 ubiquitin-protein ligase hyd isoform X13 yields the protein MSSLQYVVHPLPGTEEQFIDRLKEVADRINRLGHTLHPVLSSLRVGIKKICLSSTSIALLLDDGRICRISYNILSDRLDLSKNDSKRSWLLRSSGGAGGASGGGSGSSGGTGGKPTNGGRGCRTRANTRLIPGQRASRGGTNGSSRGAPVIIGTSASGSARPMVTVPAPYVPEELVSQAQVVLQGKSRNLIIRELQRTNLDVNLAVNNLLSRDDEEGEEGDDAADSYVPEDLISLLDGGFHSDHSVIIDADAMFSEDMFGYAGIRNRSGGGRTGRLSDRDATSGGGSGADRDRENFSRWRDRQYFGPRKWLETALRDNPYEKDADHKKKDSACPLWISDDLEFWPEPAPKFSQIATLYSELIALSSNGQLYQWKWNEHEPYKHPENPNIHHPKTIALNLVNEKVVHLSGCSTRCSVATESGKVATWLDELLAPASNKLEHAAQAYTEFLSDRISALFTCPLYTVAKLESGALYWWGVLPFAQRKRLWEKYRAKCRKQRPSSNQSEIVAGSQVCMKNSPMYQPGAVGFTVSAGVPKIGQLQNAAWTLSDTCTFKIMNVQVQASGEKPKEEARPGSSGSSLYVFKKGSSNKRSEDTLTESSGSNSKSSNSKENTDRLDMPPPPSPASSTCSDTGSTSKRQKKLVVTVSDINLDTRKDEEEWHLRDVIFVEDMRNIPTGRVLKVDGAYAAVRFPSTHSREKEGVKDLDDIFQDCRLMRKDDLQVIKSSSTSRVPDCFQKTPRRIQMSENIGQILTIAVDGLGIHSVVRNGTKLTYCIFNISTGRVEQENPLPSDTTAFMGLCPPLINLTCAGESNQTVLILRDGNNTIYPLAKDCADAIRDPQFLDLPPVKCVAASTVAVPSTSLNMKNQVALVVFALEQQVLMPKILRCDIEGVRQVLGQLDQDLKLNTVTRPSILTERCDGNRNIFHAVLNMCTPPSNKDSDTIQEDPIRYIQVQEDQIPTQSWPPETFDVASGDEDSIMSLGSSAANKGSSHNHSLSNTIVHPSERRSNAMQILHFLLYESSTIESHLIELLCAKDAQGQTPFMLAVSSRSYPAALEIFERIMKLGTAQEREEMIFPKGSNADHSPLHVLCCNDTCSFTWTGAEHINQDIFECRTCGLTGTLCCCTECARVCHKGHDCKLKRTSPTAYCDCWEKCKCKALIMGNQSVRYELLSRLVKDTNLVCLPNSRGESILLFLVQTVGRQNQEQRQFSKSRPRTSSRNKTPSSDIESDMPEHDLEPPRFSRRALECLLSDWKAVKSMIMSGMREPGDLQASLNDQPYVSGQSGTTLLDKFTHCFLVKCQMSTDVLAETLIKEMKNPDKKLSDLARFVARRFVRSVVRIFVIFSIEMAPTSSKRRVLNNQNQPLIRCKRLFQSLSKLAIEELCETADSLIAPVRLGVARPTAPFSLATSPNDVLNGSEELFLVDPLAPSTSRQNSQSTSVAFPYLNESIRRSQAARELLNIIDSEGLGMAVDNDDDVASDHEDHQTERDLSLVGQAPSLAESENQEAPADQPEGRLQGEESDPELDLLAETESDSDDNHSNQDAASAQRSVQTGATAGSDSGGLLLFPEDESGESSQQEEEESEAGTDEPDNEEYVTEEQLERRRSRYSTAAGGSGQRSNLAPQNMQWAIRSRESGRSTGVRLANGSNLVFIDPTSLRRSTTGSATVAASSEPITMATTASCLARAFGIVVRQIADLLSTVSNNSSTGIPSSSYMGVSQDDICNVQIYLEFRLKSTWDWLLTVMDATEAQLKFGASLTNSLENGGVSVTTNSSTSSSSASGIGTQLHPTSAGSGVGSSSGVVRSSRAHALAGAAGGSVGSRIVGFTTNVENSRTRPDRDGDGHAARREFLSYCLSLMRAHNSEHLDSLPILDVSALKHVAYVFDALIYYMRSGMLDNRDEDIRSQNNMLPLPPCYDQDENENEEADEDIAVNMDTDSLDDQEVSNLASNISSNLNSSSQHGFSGKGRKHSFFQRSESTLCLGCPPPDPFETPMSEALPLADQPHLLQPNARREDLFGIPKQPITLSSTGNSDNPLEQLPTKLSLSTRTTEYAMRQPAHANHPISNALNVMGPNPLTYPKNYNPDAEVTREVQIQTEPSLASTSREPQPGPSSGSLSPHKDQKKRTMQPFESLLAAIGNKASEEAINEKPQDLSARNIPVSSIPLPPDVPQSSRPQIIVSPRKSEIPMDCNSQDSLVESTDRIATDVNLSLPGSSRSPGKSVIVRAGSSMVNTQSQKSNDSDIMMDVQQPETLENQEISANVTVVTTSVSQEPSKSPTIGQVVSHDLLLGRWRLSLDLFGRVFMEDVGLEPGSIVSELGGFPVKEAKFRRDMEKLRNNQQRDLTLSKIERDRTQLLMQTFKELNTQYSSYNRRNSSSPPLAVNKVKVTFKDEPGEGSGVARSFYTAIAEAILSNEKLPSLEAVQVVDSKYSQYNVLQRVKDRRIKKFRGSLPRLRQRDREILRRSLPSRGSGRNRDHHRRTMSVDARPFVPAENMHHNADAPSMPDLSAGPGSGGVNSLPNEHLTTHQQQLGDRLYPKVYNLHPTFAGRITGMLLELSPAQLLLLLASEESLRSKVEEAVEMILAHSQSHADMGSDSLLDFERGSRKSTGSRGVNSDNSVLEEGASEEEDIAPLFYCPGKRGFYAPRQGKATFERLNAFRNVGRLLGLCLLQNELCPIFLTRHVLKSILGRPIKFHDLAFFDPVVYESLRQLVVDAETKDGYSLFSALDLNFTIDLGPEEGGGTMEIVPNGKEIEVTASNVYDYVRKYAKYRMIKVQEKAIESIRTGVFDVLPEGSLDGLTAEDLRLLLNGVGDINVQVLISYTSFNDESGESGERLVKFKRWLWSIVEKMTHLERQDLVYFWTGSPALPASEDGFQPMPSVTIRPADDAHLPTANTCISRLYIPLYSSRTVLRQKLLLAIKIKNFGFV from the exons ATGAGTTCTTTACAATATGTAGTGCATCCGTTACCTGGTACCGAAGAACAGTTCATTGATAG GCTCAAGGAAGTTGCAGATAGAATTAATCGCCTAGGGCATACTCTTCATCCAGTTTTGTCAAGTCTTCGTGTTGGTATTAAGAAGATTTGTCTCAGTTCCACTTCAATTGCTTTGTTGTTAGATGACGGTAGAATATGCCGGATTTCTTACAATATTCTCTCTGACAGATTAGACTTGAGcaaaaatgattcaaaaag ATCTTGGTTGTTGCGCAGTTCAGGGGGGGCTGGAGGAGCTTCGGGCGGAGGTTCTGGTTCAAGTGGCGGAACAGGTGGAAAACCCACCAATGGAGGACGAGGTTGCCGAACTAGGGCTAATACCAGACTCATTCCTGGACAAAGAGCTAGTAGGGGAGGTACTAATGGAA GTAGTCGAGGTGCGCCTGTCATAATAGGAACTTCTGCATCAGGCAGTGCAAGGCCTATGGTGACAGTCCCAGCTCCTTATGTTCCTGAAGAACTTGTATCCCAAGCTCAAGTTGTACTACAGGGGAAAAGcaggaatttaataattagagAATTGCAA AGGACCAATTTAGACGTAAATCTCGCAGTAAACAATCTTTTATCGCGCGACGACGAAGAAGGCGAGGAAGGTGACGACGCAGCTGACTCTTACGTCCCGGAAGATCTAATTTCATTACTCGATGGGGGATTTCATTCCGATCATTCAGTCATCATCGATGCCGATGCTATGTTTTCTGAAGACATGTTTGGATATGCTGGAATTAGGAA tCGCAGCGGTGGAGGTCGCACTGGGAGACTCTCAGATAGAGATGCAACTTCAGGTGGAGGTAGTGGTGCGGATAGAGATAGAGAAAACTTTTCCAGATGGCGCGACAGGCAATATTTCGGTCCGAGAAAGTGGTTGGAAACTGCATTGAGAGACAATCCTTATGAAAAGGATGCag ATCACAAGAAAAAAGACAGTGCATGTCCCCTTTGGATATCAGATGATTTGGAGTTTTGGCCAGAGCCGGCTCCCAAATTCTCTCAAATTGCTACTTTATACAGTGAACTTATAGCTCTATCTAGCAATGGACAACTTTATCAATGGAAGTGGAATGAGCATGAGCCTTACAAACATCCAGAG AACCCTAATATTCATCACCCAAAGACTATAGCCCTGAATTTGGTAAATGAAAAAGTGGTTCATCTCTCGGGTTGTTCCACCCGTTGTTCAGTTGCCACTGAAAGCGGCAAAGTAGCAACATGGCTAGACGAGTTGCTGGCCCCTGCTTCAAATAAATTGGAGCATGCCGCACAAGCGTACACAGAGTTCTTGAGTGATCGAATATCTGCCTTGTTTACTTGTCCCTTGTACACTGTTGCCAAGTTGGAAAGCGGAGCTTTATATTGGTG GGGAGTTTTGCCGTTCGCACAGCGCAAGCGTTTGTGGGAAAAATACAGGGCGAAATGTCGAAAGCAGCGTCCTTCATCAAACCAATCGGAGATCGTTGCCGGTTCTCAGGTGTGCATGAAAAATAGTCCGATGTATCAGCCAGGCGCCGTTG GTTTTACAGTATCTGCTGGAGTTCCCAAAATCGGTCAATTACAAAATGCAGCCTGGACATTAAGTGATACTtgcacttttaaaataatgaatgtgCAAGTACAAGCTTCCGGCGAAAAACCCAAGGAAGAGGCAAGGCCAGGGTCAAGTGGTTCTAGCTTAt ATGTTTTTAAGAAAGGTTCGTCCAACAAACGGTCTGAGGATACCCTTACTGAAT CTTCGGGTTCAAACTCAAAATCCTCTAATTCCAAAGAAAATACAGACAGACTGGATATGCCTCCGCCTCCATCTCCCGCATCCAGTACCTGTAGCGACACTGGAAGCACAAGTA AGCGTCAAAAGAAGTTGGTGGTAACGGTTTCCGATATAAATCTGGACACTCGCAAAGACGAAGAAGAGTGGCATTTGCGTGATGTGATTTTCGTCGAAGATATGCGTAATATACCCACGGGACGCGTGCTCAAAGTAGATGGAGCATATGCTGCGGTTCGTTTTCCATCTACACATTCTCGTGAAAAGGAAGGTGTAAAGGATTTGGATGATATCTTTCAGGATTGTCGTTTAATGAGAAAAGATGATCTTCAG GTAATAAAGTCGAGTTCCACCTCGAGAGTGCCGGACTGCTTTCAGAAAACACCTCGGAGGATTCAGATGTCTGAAAACATCGGACAAATTTTAACTATTGCAGTTGACGGGTTGGGGATTCATTCAGTTGTGCGTAATGGCACGAAGCTCACCTATTGCATTTTCAACATCAGCACTGGTCGTGTGGAGCAAGAAAATCCCTTGCCTAGCGATACAACAGCCTTTATGGGTCTTTGTCCTCCATTGATAAATCTTACTTGCGCCGGAGAG AGCAATCAGACAGTCCTGATACTGCGAGATGGGAACAACACTATTTATCCTCTAGCCAAGGACTGCGCTGATGCAATACGCGACCCTCAATTTCTTGATTTGCCTCCAGTTAAATGTGTAGCTGCTAGTACTGTAGCCGTTCCGAGTACAAGCCTTAACATGAAAAATCAAGTTGCTTTAGTGGTTTTTGCTTTGGAGCAGCAGGTGTTAATGCCCAAGATCCTAAGGTGTGATATTGAAGGTGTCAGACAG GTTTTAGGGCAATTGGATCAAGATCTTAAATTAAATACTGTTACAAGACCGTCGATTTTGACTGAGAGATGCGACGGGAACAGGAATATATTTCATGCTGTTTTGAATATGTGTACTCCCCCATCAAATAAAGATAGTGATACTATACAGGAAGATCCGATTAGGTATATTCAGGTTCAGGAGGATCAAATTCCCACCCAGAGCTGGCCGCCAGAGACTTTTGACGTAGCATCTg GCGATGAGGACAGTATAATGAGCCTTGGCAGCAGTGCAGCCAACAAAGGCAGTAGTCACAATCACAGCTTATCCAACACCATTGTGCATCCTTCAGAACGTCGCTCGAATGCAATGCAGATTCTCCACTTTCTTCTCTATGAATCCAGTACTATTGAAAGTCATTTAATAGAGTTACTGTGCGCCAAAGACGCGCAAGGTCAAACCCCGTTCATGCTCGCAGTTTCCTCACGAAGCTATCCGGCTGcccttgaaatttttgaaagaataATGAAGCTCGGAACTGCCCAAGAACGTGAAGAAATGATTTTCCCCAAGGGATCTAACGCAGACCATTCACCTCTTCATGTATTGTGCTGCAACGATACTTGCAGCTTTACTTGGACCGGTGCTGAACACATTAATCAAGACATATTTGAATGCAGAACTTGCGGGTTGACGGGAACTTTGTGCTGTTGCACGGAATGCGCCAGGGTTTGCCATAAAGGTCACGATTGCAAATTGAAGAGAACCTCACCTACGGCTTATTGTGACTGCTGGGAGAAGTGTAAATGTAAAGCCCTTATTATGGGCAATCAGTCTGTGAGATACGAATTGTTAAGCAGGCTGGTTAAGGACACAAATTTAGTGTGCCTGCCCAATTCTAGGGGTGAAAGTATTTTGCTGTTCCTAGTGCAGACTGTGGGCAGACAAAACCAGGAACAGAGACAGTTTAGTAAGTCTAGGCCGCGCACTAGTTCGCGGAATAAGACTCCGTCTTCGGATATTGAGTCTGATATGCCCGAACATGACTTGGAACCGCCGCGATTTAGTCGAAGGGCGCTGGAATGCTTGCTCTCCGATTGGAAGGCAGTCAAGAGTATGATTATGTCTGGAATGAGAGAGCCTGGTGATTTACAGGCAAGT CTTAATGATCAGCCCTATGTGTCTGGCCAATCCGGAACAACGTTATTGGATAAATTTACTCACTGCTTTCTAGTCAAGTGCCAAATGTCGACTGATGTACTGGcagaaactttaataaaagaaatgaaaaatcctGATAAAAAGCTTAGTGATTTGGCCAG ATTTGTGGCCAGAAGATTCGTCCGGTCAGTGGTGCGCATTTTCGTAATATTTAGCATAGAAATGGCCCCAACTTCTTCAAAAAGGCGTGTTTTAAACAATCAAAATCAGCCGTTAATACGGTGCAAGAGGCTGTTTCAATCGTTGAGCAAATTAGCTATTGAAGAATTGTGTGAAACGGCAGATTCACTGATAGCTCCGGTGAGATTGGGCGTCGCAAGACCTACTGCTCCCTTTTCGTTAGCAACCTCACCAAATGATGTTCTAAAT GGATCAGAAGAGTTGTTCTTAGTCGATCCTCTGGCACCCAGCACATCCAGACAAAACAGTCAAAGCACATCAGTAGCCTTCCCTTATTTAAATGAATCTATAAGAAGGTCTCAGGCCGCTAGGGAATTGTTGAATATCATCGATTCAGAAg GCCTTGGCATGGCAGTTGATAATGATGATGACGTCGCATCGGACCATGAAGATCATCAGACAGAGCGGGACTTGAGTTTGGTGGGCCAGGCTCCATCTTTGGCGGAAAGCGAGAATCAGGAAGCTCCTGCTGACCAACCAGAAGGACGGTTGCAG GGCGAGGAGTCAGACCCAGAATTGGACCTTTTGGCTGAAACTGAAAGCGACAGCGACGATAATCATAGCAATCAGGACGCGGCTAGTGCACAAAGGTCCGTCCAGACTGGTGCTACAGCAGGCAGTGATTCAG GAGGTCTGCTGTTATTCCCTGAAGATGAAAGCGGCGAATCAAGTCAACAGGAAGAAGAGGAAAGTGAGGCTGGTACCGACGAACCTGATAATGAGGAATATGTGACGGAAGAACAATTGGAGAGGCGTAG AAGCCGTTACAGCACTGCCGCCGGCGGCTCAGGTCAACGTTCGAATCTCGCACCGCAGAACATGCAGTGGGCGATCAGGTCTAGGGAATCAGGACGGTCAACTGGAGTCCGTTTAGCGAACGGCTCAAATCTGGTGTTTATAGATCCCACTTCTTTGAGAAGATCAACTACGGGAAGTGCTACGGTTGCTGCTAGTTCGGAACCCATTACCATGGCCACAACTGCCAGTTGTTTGGCGAGAGCGTTTG GAATCGTGGTGCGACAAATTGCAGATCTCCTTTCCACTGTTTCTAATAATTCAAGTACAGGAATTCCCTCATCCTCCTATATGGGAGTATCTCAAGACGATATCTGCAACGTGCAG ATCTACCTAGAATTCCGTTTAAAATCCACATGGGATTGGCTGCTAACCGTAATGGACGCTACCGAAGCCCAACTGAAATTCGGTGCATCTTTAACCAACTCTTTGGAGAATGGAGGCGTGAGTGTTACCACAAATAGTAGCACTTCATCGTCGAGCGCCTCAGGAATCGGCACTCAGCTACACCCGACGTCAGCAGGCTCAGGAG TAGGTTCCAGTTCGGGGGTGGTGAGATCAAGTAGGGCTCATGCCTTAGCGGGTGCTGCAGGTGGATCCGTGGGTAGTCGTATTGTTGGATTTACTACGAATGTGGAAAATAGCCGGACTCGGCCAGATAGGGATG GTGACGGTCACGCCGCAAGGAGGGAGTTTTTGTCATATTGCTTGTCTTTAATGCGTGCCCACAACAGTGAACATCTGGATTCGTTGCCAATATTGGACGTATCGGCCCTTAAGCATGTGGCTTACGTGTTTGACGCTTTAATCTATTACATGCGTTCTGGAATGCTAGATAATAG GGACGAAGATATAAGAAGCCAGAACAATATGTTGCCATTGCCGCCATGTTATGATCAGGACGAAAACGAGAATGAAGAAGCGGATGAAGATATTGCCGTGAACATGGATACAGACTCACTTGATGATCAGGAAGTATCGAACTTGGCCAGTAACATATCCAGCAACCTGAACAGCTCATCCCAACATGGGTTTAGCGGGAAGGGACGGAAGCATAGTTTTTTCCAG AGATCAGAATCAACATTGTGTTTGGGTTGTCCTCCTCCCGATCCTTTCGAAACTCCAATGTCTGAAGCCCTGCCATTGGCAGATCAACCCCATCTTCTGCAGCCGAATGCTCGTCGTGAGGATCTATTTGGCATTCCCAAACAACCTATAACTTTAAGTTCCACAG GGAACTCTGATAATCCACTGGAGCAATTACCAACAAAACTAAGTTTATCAACTAGAACTACAGAATACGCAATGCGGCAGCCGGCTCACGCCAACCATCCTATTTCAAATGCCCTTAACGTCATGGGTCCTAATCCTTTAACGTACCCCAAAAACTACAACCCAGATGCTGAAGTAACTAGAGAAGTGCAg ATTCAAACGGAGCCAAGCCTGGCAAGCACTTCAAGAGAGCCCCAACCGGGGCCTAGTAGCGGAAGTTTGTCCCCGCACAAAGACCAAAAGAAGAGGACCATGCAGCCCTTTGAAAGCCTGCTGGCAGCTATCGGTAATAAAGCTAGTG aGGAGGCCATTAACGAAAAGCCACAAGACCTGTCGGCGAGAAATATTCCAGTGTCATCGATCCCATTGCCTCCTGACGTGCCTCAAAGTTCCAGACCTCAAATAATAGTTTCACCGAGAAAATCTGAAATTCCAATGGACTGCAATAGTCAAGATTCG TTGGTTGAAAGCACAGATCGTATCGCAACCGATGTCAATTTATCCCTTCCAGGATCGTCGAGAAGTCCTGGTAAAAGTGTAATTGTTCGAGCTGGATCATCAATG GTGAACACCCAGAGTCAGAAATCGAACGATTCCGATATTATGATGGACGTGCAGCAGCCGGAAACGTTGGAAAATCAAGAGATTTCTGCCAATGTTACAGTGGTGACAACCTCTGTGAGTCAGGAACCTTCCAAATCACCGACAATTGGGCAGGTTGTGTCTCATGATTTGCTGTTAG GGCGTTGGAGATTATCCTTGGATCTGTTCGGCCGCGTATTCATGGAAGACGTTGGTTTAGAACCAGGTTCAATCGTGTCCGAATTAGGCGGATTTCCCGTCAAAGAAGCCAAATTCAGGCGGGACATGGAAAAATTGAGGAACAACCAACAGAGAGATTTGACATTGTCAAAAATCGAGCGTGATCGTACTCAACTTTTAATGCAAACTTTCAAGGAACTTAATACGCAGTACAGTAGTTACAATCGAAGAAATTCTTCTTCTCCCCCTTTAGCAGTCAATAA AGTTAAAGTTACATTTAAAGACGAGCCAGGTGAGGGTAGCGGCGTAGCCCGAAGTTTCTATACTGCAATAGCTGAGGCTATCTTGTCCAATGAAAAATTACCCAGCTTGGAAGCAGTTCAAGTGGTGGATAGCAAGTACAGTCAGTACAATGTTCTTCAGAG GGTGAAGGACagacgaattaaaaaattcaggggTTCACTACCGAGACTGCGGCAACGGGACAGGGAGATCCTCCGACGGTCGTTGCCTTCTAGAGGTTCCGGTAGGAACCGTGACCATCACAGACGCACAATGAGTGTTGATGCGAGGCCATTTGTCCCCGCCGAGAATATGCATCACAACGCGGATGCTCCGTCTATGCCAGACCTGTCTGCTGGTCCAGGTTCGGGAGGAGTCAATTCTCTCCCCAACGAACATTTAACAACGCACCAGCAGCAGCTCGGAGACAGATTGTACCCGAAGGTTTATAATTTGCATCCGACTTTTGCCGGTAGGATAACCG GGATGTTGTTAGAGTTGTCTCCAGCACAGTTACTTCTGCTTTTGGCTTCGGAAGAATCTTTGCGATCAAAAGTAGAGGAAGCGGTGGAAATGATACTCGCACATTCTCAGTCTCATGCCGATATGGGTTCGGATTCTCTATTAG aTTTCGAACGCGGTTCGAGAAAAAGCACTGGTTCCCGAGGCGTCAACTCGGATAATTCTGTTCTAGAAGAGGGTGCTTCGGAAGAAGAAGATATTGCGCCTCTATTTTATTGTCCAGGAAAGAGGGGATTCTACGCACCCAGACAAGGCAAGGCTACCTTTGAAAGGTTGAATGCCTTTAGGAACGTGGGAAG GTTGTTGGGTTTGTGTTTGTTGCAAAACGAACTTTGCCCGATATTTCTAACACGCCACGTACTGAAGTCCATTCTGGGGCGACCCATAAAATTCCACGATTTAGCCTTTTTTGATCCTGTAGTTTACGAATCTCTCAGGCAATTGGTAGTAGATGCCGAGACTAAGGATGGCTATAGTTTGTTTTCGGCTTTGGATTTGAATTTCAC AATTGATTTAGGACCAGAAGAAGGTGGCGGTACCATGGAAATTGTACCTAACGGAAAAGAAATTGAAGTAACGGCAAGCAATGTGTACGATTATGTTCGGAAGTACGCCAAATACAGAATGATTAAAGTTCAGGAAAAAGCAATAGAA AGCATTCGTACTGGAGTATTCGACGTCCTCCCTGAAGGGTCTCTCGACGGATTAACTGCAGAAGACTTAAGACTACTCTTGAATGGGGTGGGTGATATTAACGTGCAGGTGCTGATTTCTTACACATCCTTCAACGACGAATCTGGAGAGAGTGGCGAAAGACTTGTCAAATTCAAGAGATGGCTGTGGTCTATCGTAGAGAAAATGACGCACTTAGAAAGACAAGATTTG gtttatttttGGACTGGATCCCCAGCTTTACCGGCTAGCGAAGATGGCTTCCAGCCGATGCCCTCAGTGACTATTAGGCCCGCCGATGACGCTCATCTTCCCACCGCCAATACGTGCATTTCACGTCTTTACATACCGCTTTACAGCAGCCGGACAGTTCTAAGACAAAAGCTGTTGCTGGcaatcaaaataaagaatttcgGCTTTGTTTGA